A single window of Salvia splendens isolate huo1 chromosome 6, SspV2, whole genome shotgun sequence DNA harbors:
- the LOC121807295 gene encoding auxin-induced protein 22B-like produces MLSHLHLDATELRLGLPGSNDDVPSTNKRPSPEDHQTPPAPKAQIVGWPPVKSYRKSTAASQNAEAESGMYVKVSMDGAPYLRKIDIKLYNGYSHLLTALEDMFKLSIGEYSEREAYKGSEYSPAYEDKDGDLMLVGDVPWEMFMPSCKRLRIMRGADARGLASAQ; encoded by the exons ATGCTTTCCCATCTTCATTTGGATGCCACTGAGCTCAGATTGGGCCTCCCCGGCTCCAATGACGACGTGCCTTCCACCAACAAGAGACCCTCCCCCGAGGACCATCAAACTCCACCCGCGCCAAA AGCGCAGATAGTGGGGTGGCCGCCGGTGAAGTCGTACCGGAAGAGCACGGCCGCATCACAGAATGCGGAGGCGGAGAGTGGGATGTATGTGAAAGTAAGCATGGATGGAGCTCCTTATCTAAGGAAGATTGATATCAAGCTTTACAATGGATATTCCCATCTTCTCACTGCTTTGGAAGACATGTTCAAGCTCTCTATAG GTGAATATTCAGAGAGGGAAGCGTACAAAGGGTCAGAATATTCGCCTGCGTACGAGGATAAAGATGGCGATTTGATGCTCGTTGGAGATGTTCCATGGGA AATGTTCATGCCTTCTTGCAAGAGACTGAGGATCATGAGAGGAGCAGATGCCAGAGGTTTGGCTTCTGCTCAATAG